In the genome of Raphanus sativus cultivar WK10039 chromosome 9, ASM80110v3, whole genome shotgun sequence, the window CTTCTGTCCCTTGCGTCTCCAACAACTTTTTTTTCCGTCACAGCCTCCTTCCATTTGGTCACCTCCACCCCAATCACGTCGCCTCTGTCAGTTCAAGTGGAACCCTAAATCCGATTTCACTCTGTTAAATCCACCTTTAAATCGAAGGACACTTCCCTGAGAAAGGAAGTTACACAGAATTGTCTGAGATCGCAGAACAAGCCAAGAGACCTGAGATAGTTAGGTAATATAAGCCTTTATCTCAGTCTTGAGATAGATACATGTTCTTTGTTTGAAAttagaacacttcactgaatgttttattagttgacaaaaaaaaaactgaatgtTTTATATGTTAACAACAGGCTTAAGGAGCTGCACACACTCAAGGGGCATGTGGAATAAGTAGTGGGTCTAGTTACAAAGTCATGGTCTCCAGCTTCTTTATCGAAACTTTCTAGAATCTGAATTGGATTGGAAGCAGACTTGTAACAGTGGTTGGACTGTTCGAGGTTGGACTGTTCGAGGAAGATAGCTTCTGTAGCAAGAAGCAGCTCCATGCAAATTCTTGAGCAGACAGGCTTCTTGAAATTGGTGTAGAATACAATGGTTTCTGATAATGTTCGTGGGTCTAGTTACTAAGTTGAGAAGCAGTGATTTAGTTTTTTCCTTTCCAGTCACTTATGTTTTGTATTTGGTCCATTAGTAAACTTTCAAGTAGTGAAAAAAAGTTAAAAGCTTGGTATGTACTCAGTTTTGACAATGGAATTTTATTACAATTCAAGTTCAGGTTAGTTTTGTgtcttctctctgtttttcctctgtttctagACAATAACTCACGTGGCTTTTAGCAGTTTTTGATGGTGATCAAGAATCATATCTTTAAAAATCTGTTCAAATTAAATCCGACAATCAACTATGTCGCGTAAACAAATCATTCAGCAGACATATCTCTAAAAATCTATTTTCAAATCAAATCGGATAACCAACCCAAACAAATCTATTATCAAGGACAATTTTGTAATTcgtttttttgttataactataCAAAATGGTActttagaccaaaaaaatattataataatttttgtaaaaatatgaGTTATTTTAGTAATAACACAATATATTTGTTTCATTCTAGTAAACTTCCCTACATATAAATATCATTCAAATTTAGAAACGAAGTGACATGGATTTGAAACCAGCTCCTTGAGCATTTGAAGTCTCTCTTCCAACTCGTTGCATTTTACGGTTATACTATTAATGCAGAAAGCTGCCTTCTTCAACCTTATTGCGTTCTTTAGAATATAAGTAGCCACTTCTTTCTTAACTTCGCTTGTCCAGTCGTAATTTTTCCACACAAATGTCTCGAGTTGGGACAAACATTCAGGAACATACTCTTGTTCACTCAATTTCTTGCCGACCAAACAATGATTTGTCCCATCAGCAAAAGGCAAACACTAGACAAAAAGGGAATGCAACTGTATATTACTTACTAAAAGAACATCAAAAGAGGTAATTGAGTagtgaatttttataataaaatatcttacaTCAGTGATCTTGAGGACTTGGAGTTTAGGAGAGTTATTGAGCATGAGGATAAGAAGATTCCACCACTCCACTTTATGTGCGTACACATCTAAATATACCAGCTGATAGAAGATAGTACCCGTAGGACAGTTAATCTACGCATGcacaaaatatcattttttaataattgttagcACGGAAACATAGTGAAAATTAGAAGTAGGTCAGTTGCGATATAAGCAAATAAGTTTACCTCCAGGGGTGATAAGTTTAAGGAAAGACGTTTGGTTGGTTTGAGAGATCTCAGAATCGTCTCGTTGACTATCCTAGAGACGTTTCTAATCGTTGCCTCAACTAGCTCTGGCGAATTCTCAATCAGACAGAAGTCACAACCTATTATCATCTCAATTTCCAAGTATTTTAAACAAGGAGCGTTGATCACATATCCCCCACCCTTTCGTACAGTACAGGGATCGTATATGGCAAGTCTCTTCAAAGATGGCACGACAATAGTGAAAATCTTTGCATCATGAATAGAGTAACCTCGATCCACTAGCAAATCTTCAAGACTAGGACAGCCAGATAAAAGGTTACGAACTGATTCATCTTCTTTGTACGTCACATCATGAAGGTGCAGAGTTTTAAGGGACTTCATAGAAACAGGATAAGGAACATCCACATGGATCGAGTTCTTGAGTATCAAGGTCTCAAGTGAAGAAGCAGAGCAAAACATGCTACCTGGAAAAGATACCTGAAAGTTAACATCTAGCACCATCTCACGCACATGGCGTGCAAATGCAATCCCCAGCCATGCTCTAATATCTCCCATATACTCATCTCTAACTAGCCTCAGACGAAAACTCTCTAGAACTGGAGCTTCATGTGAAAGCAAAGACGTACTAATAACTTTATCTTCAAATTTCTGACTGGGAGATGCAAACACGAGCCTAGGGACCATCTTCCAAAGTGATCGCCA includes:
- the LOC108825242 gene encoding F-box/FBD/LRR-repeat protein At3g52680-like — encoded protein: MEQRLRRRLGYVNADRISELPEALLVQILSLLPTTKHVIVTSALSKGWRSLWKMVPRLVFASPSQKFEDKVISTSLLSHEAPVLESFRLRLVRDEYMGDIRAWLGIAFARHVREMVLDVNFQVSFPGSMFCSASSLETLILKNSIHVDVPYPVSMKSLKTLHLHDVTYKEDESVRNLLSGCPSLEDLLVDRGYSIHDAKIFTIVVPSLKRLAIYDPCTVRKGGGYVINAPCLKYLEIEMIIGCDFCLIENSPELVEATIRNVSRIVNETILRSLKPTKRLSLNLSPLEINCPTGTIFYQLVYLDVYAHKVEWWNLLILMLNNSPKLQVLKITDCLPFADGTNHCLVGKKLSEQEYVPECLSQLETFVWKNYDWTSEVKKEVATYILKNAIRLKKAAFCINSITVKCNELEERLQMLKELVSNPCHFVSKFE